A portion of the Tachypleus tridentatus isolate NWPU-2018 unplaced genomic scaffold, ASM421037v1 Hic_cluster_1, whole genome shotgun sequence genome contains these proteins:
- the LOC143241896 gene encoding uncharacterized protein LOC143241896, whose translation MPDRQGSVRALNKIDIQLPNESLRENGERTDPTINEIREYAMSYVKDVLLAQGVVMAEKRIAATDDSCKFENKRKTSDPWYRRLRTSLRKCGRRVFTCHKKRRQ comes from the exons ATGCCAGATCGTCAAGGGTCAGTTAGGGCATTGAACAAGATAGATATTCAGCTACCAAATGAATCTCTGAGAGAA AATGGAGAACGTACAGATCCTACTATAAATGAAATACGAGAATACGCCATGTCCTACGTTAAAGACGTACTATTAGCACAGGGTGTTGTAATGGCGGAAAAG cggATTGCAGCGACAGACGATTCTTGCAAGTTTG AAAACAAACGTAAAACATCAGATCCTTGGTATCGAAGACTACGAACATCTCTCAGAAAATGTGGTCGTCGTGTTTTTACATGTCACAAGAAAAGACGCCAGTAA